The following are encoded together in the Hemiscyllium ocellatum isolate sHemOce1 unplaced genomic scaffold, sHemOce1.pat.X.cur. scaffold_3828_pat_ctg1, whole genome shotgun sequence genome:
- the LOC132813547 gene encoding E3 ubiquitin-protein ligase NRDP1-like, translating into MRNMLSKLQITCDNASYGCTAVVRLDQLTSHLNDCEHNPKRPVTCEQGCGLEMPKDELPNHNCTKHLRTVVLQQQGKIAELEKASAEHKHQLAEQKRDIQLLKAYMRAIRSANPNLQNLEETIEYNEILEWVNSLQPARVTRWGGMISTPDAVLQAVIKRSLIDSGCPMSIVNDLIENAHERNWPQGLATLETRQMNRRYYENYVAKRIPGKQAVVVMACENQHMGEDMIMEPGLVMIFAHGVEEIF; encoded by the exons ATGCGGAACATGCTGTCCAAACTGCAGATCACCTGCGACAATGCCAGCTATGGCTGCACAGCTGTGGTGCGGCTTGATCAGTTGACCTCTCACCTCAATGATTGCGAGCACAATCCGAAGCGACCCGTGACCTGTGAGCAGGGATGTGG ATTAGAAATGCCCAAAGATGAACTACCAAACCACAACTGTACCAAACACCTTCGCACAGTGGTACTTCAACAACAGGGGAAGATTGCAGAACTGGAGAAAGCTTCAGCAGAGCATAAACATCAGCTGGCAGAGCAG AAACGAGACATTCAACTTTTGAAAGCGTACATGAGGGCTATCCGCAGTGCAAACCCAAATCTACAGAACTTGGAGGAAACCATTGAGTACAATGAGATCCTAGA GTGGGTCAATTCATTGCAACCTGCTAGAGTAACCCGCTGGGGTGGCATGATCTCCACCCCTGATGCAGTTCTGCAAGCAGTCATTAAGCGGTCTCTCATAGACAGCGGGTGCCCAATGTCCATAGTCAATGATCTCATCGAAAACGCACATGAGAGGAACTGGCCTCAGGGCCTGGCCACTTTAGAGACTCGTCAAATGAACCGCAGGTACTACGAGAACTATGTAGCTAAACGAATACCAGGGAAGCAGGCAGTGGTGGTGATGGCGTGTGAAAACCAACATATGGGAGAGGACATGATCATGGAGCCTggtttggtgatgatctttgctcATGGTGTGGAGGAGATCTTTTAA